One window of Dermochelys coriacea isolate rDerCor1 chromosome 22, rDerCor1.pri.v4, whole genome shotgun sequence genomic DNA carries:
- the ZW10 gene encoding centromere/kinetochore protein zw10 homolog isoform X1 translates to MAASSPSLVAAVLAHSGRLEKEDLGTRIARLSRRVEELKGEVCNMINKKYNEFLPSMQSAEDLVSQVDSLSINIDLLKSRIENEVQQDLNVAIAEFTELKQQLERDSLVLSVLKQLQEFDTAIKDYSTALLEKKYVAAACHLEKARSSLKMLESRKGFELKVLKALGMELTVQTQNMLYHLGEEWRQMVLWKLPPSKEISSAETVMQMELHLCTMPLKEDQIAGPPVASVLQAFAVLGELHTRLKLFGQLLLKYILKPLISYPSLRPLLEEQPDTVVLHFESAEPNLEHPSPTEVFGKILLVLEVLHTHLLSVSLDECGENDKDSKVVLAEMLGDMVWEEVSGCLIQECLVYSIPANSSKLEQYVEVINSTEEFEKSLKNMGFLKGDATDLLKYARNVNSHFANKKCQDVIVAARKLMTSEIHNTVKITPDSLVAIPKLPDPGAGDNLKMQKASKMLHNKLINLENETKLSQHTFSLPTCHISVSVEKLMELAYQTLLEATTSTDQCCIQLFYSVRNIFHLFYDVVPIYHKENLQKLPQLAAIHHNNCMYIAHHLLTLGHQFRYRLTNILYDGAATFVDLVPGFRRLGMECFLAQMRVQKGELLERLSSARNFSNMDNEENYSAANKAARQVLHQLKRLGKVWQDVLPVNIYCKAMGTLLNTALSEIINRITALEDISAEDANRLHSLCRIMLEEGPLVFTPLLEENKNKKYQEEVPVYVQKWMMFKELIIILQANLQEIVDRWVDGKGPLAAEFSPTEVKSLIRALFQNTERRAAALAKIK, encoded by the exons ATGGCCGCCTCGTCCCCGTCGCTGGTGGCTGCGGTGCTGGCGCACTCGGGCCGGCtggagaaggaggatctgggCACTCGGATCGCCCGGCTCTCCCGCCGGGTGGAGGAGCTGAAG GGCGAAGTCTGCAACATGATTAACAAGAAGTATAACGAGTTCCTCCCGAGCATGCAGAGCGCTGAGGACTTGGTGTCACAAGTGGACAGTCTGTCCATCAACATCGACCTTCTGAAATCCAGGATCGAAAATGAG GTCCAGCAAGATCTGAATGTGGCCATTGCAGAATTTACTGAATTGAAGCAGCAGCTGGAGCGAGACTCGTTGGTTCTGAGTGTGCTGAAACAGCTTCAAGAG TTTGATACAGCTATTAAAGACTATAGCACGGCATTACTGGAAAAGAAGTATGTTGCAGCAGCTTGCCATCTGGAAAAG GCACGAAGTAGTCTGAAAATGCTAGAATCCCGCAAAGGCTTTGAGCTGAAGGTTCTGAAAGCACTAGGGATGGAGCTGACGGTGCAGACACAGAACATGCTCTATCACCTGGGAGAAGAGTGGCGGCAAATGGTTTTGTGGAAGCTTCCTCCGTCAAAAG AAATCAGCAGTGCAGAGACGGTGATGCAGATGGAGTTGCATTTATGCACTATGCCATTGAAGGAAGATCAGATCGCTGGACCACCTGTTGCTTCTGTGCTCCAGGCATTTGCTGTCCTTGGAGAACTGCACACCAGGCTTAAACTTTTTG GCCAATTACTGCTGAAGTACATCCTCAAGCCACTGATTTCTTATCCCTCCCTTCGGCCTCTGCTGGAGGAGCAGCCTGACACAGTCGTCTTGCACTTTGAGTCTGCAGAGCCTAATCTGGAGCATCCATCCCCAACAGAGGTTTTTGGCAAGATCTTGCTGGTGCTTGAAGTTCTTCACACACACTTGTTGA GTGTGTCTCTCGATGAGTGTGGGGAAAATGACAAGGACTCCAAAGTGGTATTGGCAGAGATGCTGGGTGACATGGTTTGGGAGGAGGTATCTGGCTGCCTCATTCAGGAATGTCTGGTGTACTCGATTCCAGCAAACAGCAGCAAACTAGAGCAGTACGTCGAG GTGATTAACTCCACAGAGGAATTTGAAAAAAGCTTGAAGAACATGGGGTTTTTAAAAGGAGATGCCACGGACTTACTGAAATATGCCCGCAATGTCAATTCCCACTTCGCTAACAAAAAATGCCAGGATGTGATCGTGGCAGCCAGAAAGTTGATGACCTCAGAAATACACAACACTGTAAAG ATCACACCTGATTCCTTGGTAGCGATACCAAAACTGCCTGACCCTGGGGCAGGtgataatttaaaaatgcaaaaagccTCCAAAATGTTGCACAACAAGCTGATAAATTTGGAGAATGAGACCAAACTGAGTCAGCACACGTTCTCTCTGCCTACCTGCCACATCAGTGTATCTGTGGAGAAATTGATGGAGTTGGCTTATCAGACCCTGTTGGAGGCTACAACCAGCACAGATCAGTG TTGTATACAGCTCTTTTACTCGGTGCGAAATATCTTCCATTTGTTCTATGACGTCGTGCCAATTTACCACAA AGAGAACCTTCAGAAACTACCCCAGCTGGCTGCCATTCATCACAACAACTGTATGTACATTGCCCACCACTTGCTGACCTTGGGGCATCAGTTCCGATATCGCCTTACCAACATACTGTATGATGGAGCAGCTACTTTCGTAGATCTGGTACCTGGCTTTAGGAGACTTG GGATGGAGTGTTTTCTGGCCCAGATGCGTGTGCAGAAAGGAGAGCTCCTGGAGAGATTGTCAAGTGCAAGGAATTTTTCCAATATGGACAATGAGGAAAACTATTCTGCAGCAAACAAAGCAGCAAGGCAG GTACTGCACCAGCTAAAGAGACTTGGCAAAGTATGGCAAGATGTGCTTCCGGTCAACATCTACTGCAAGGCCATGGGGACCTTACTGAACACAGCACTTAGTGAGATCATTAATAGAATCACTGCCCTAGAG GATATCTCTGCTGAGGACGCCAACAGATTGCACTCCCTGTGCAGGATCATGCTGGAAGAAGGACCTCTGGTGTTCACTCCATTACTGGAAGAGAACAAAAATAAGAAATACCAAGAGGAGGTTCCAGTCTATGTGCAGAAATGGATGATGTTCAAAGAGCTGATAATTATCCTGCAGGCCAATCTCCAAGAAATAGTAGATCG ATGGGTGGATGGCAAAGGGCCCCTTGCAGCCGAATTCTCCCCCACTGAGGTAAAGAGTTTAATCCGAGCCTTGTTCCAGAACACTGAGAGGAGAGCAGCGGCCCTTGCGAAAATTAAATAG
- the ZW10 gene encoding centromere/kinetochore protein zw10 homolog isoform X2, whose translation MAASSPSLVAAVLAHSGRLEKEDLGTRIARLSRRVEELKGEVCNMINKKYNEFLPSMQSAEDLVSQVDSLSINIDLLKSRIENEVQQDLNVAIAEFTELKQQLERDSLVLSVLKQLQEFDTAIKDYSTALLEKKYVAAACHLEKARSSLKMLESRKGFELKVLKALGMELTVQTQNMLYHLGEEWRQMVLWKLPPSKEISSAETVMQMELHLCTMPLKEDQIAGPPVASVLQAFAVLGELHTRLKLFGQLLLKYILKPLISYPSLRPLLEEQPDTVVLHFESAEPNLEHPSPTEVFGKILLVLEVLHTHLLSVSLDECGENDKDSKVVLAEMLGDMVWEEVSGCLIQECLVYSIPANSSKLEQYVEVINSTEEFEKSLKNMGFLKGDATDLLKYARNVNSHFANKKCQDVIVAARKLMTSEIHNTVKITPDSLVAIPKLPDPGAGDNLKMQKASKMLHNKLINLENETKLSQHTFSLPTCHISVSVEKLMELAYQTLLEATTSTDQCCIQLFYSVRNIFHLFYDVVPIYHKENLQKLPQLAAIHHNNCMYIAHHLLTLGHQFRYRLTNILYDGAATFVDLVPGFRRLGMECFLAQMRVQKGELLERLSSARNFSNMDNEENYSAANKAARQVLHQLKRLGKVWQDVLPVNIYCKAMGTLLNTALSEIINRITALEMGGWQRAPCSRILPH comes from the exons ATGGCCGCCTCGTCCCCGTCGCTGGTGGCTGCGGTGCTGGCGCACTCGGGCCGGCtggagaaggaggatctgggCACTCGGATCGCCCGGCTCTCCCGCCGGGTGGAGGAGCTGAAG GGCGAAGTCTGCAACATGATTAACAAGAAGTATAACGAGTTCCTCCCGAGCATGCAGAGCGCTGAGGACTTGGTGTCACAAGTGGACAGTCTGTCCATCAACATCGACCTTCTGAAATCCAGGATCGAAAATGAG GTCCAGCAAGATCTGAATGTGGCCATTGCAGAATTTACTGAATTGAAGCAGCAGCTGGAGCGAGACTCGTTGGTTCTGAGTGTGCTGAAACAGCTTCAAGAG TTTGATACAGCTATTAAAGACTATAGCACGGCATTACTGGAAAAGAAGTATGTTGCAGCAGCTTGCCATCTGGAAAAG GCACGAAGTAGTCTGAAAATGCTAGAATCCCGCAAAGGCTTTGAGCTGAAGGTTCTGAAAGCACTAGGGATGGAGCTGACGGTGCAGACACAGAACATGCTCTATCACCTGGGAGAAGAGTGGCGGCAAATGGTTTTGTGGAAGCTTCCTCCGTCAAAAG AAATCAGCAGTGCAGAGACGGTGATGCAGATGGAGTTGCATTTATGCACTATGCCATTGAAGGAAGATCAGATCGCTGGACCACCTGTTGCTTCTGTGCTCCAGGCATTTGCTGTCCTTGGAGAACTGCACACCAGGCTTAAACTTTTTG GCCAATTACTGCTGAAGTACATCCTCAAGCCACTGATTTCTTATCCCTCCCTTCGGCCTCTGCTGGAGGAGCAGCCTGACACAGTCGTCTTGCACTTTGAGTCTGCAGAGCCTAATCTGGAGCATCCATCCCCAACAGAGGTTTTTGGCAAGATCTTGCTGGTGCTTGAAGTTCTTCACACACACTTGTTGA GTGTGTCTCTCGATGAGTGTGGGGAAAATGACAAGGACTCCAAAGTGGTATTGGCAGAGATGCTGGGTGACATGGTTTGGGAGGAGGTATCTGGCTGCCTCATTCAGGAATGTCTGGTGTACTCGATTCCAGCAAACAGCAGCAAACTAGAGCAGTACGTCGAG GTGATTAACTCCACAGAGGAATTTGAAAAAAGCTTGAAGAACATGGGGTTTTTAAAAGGAGATGCCACGGACTTACTGAAATATGCCCGCAATGTCAATTCCCACTTCGCTAACAAAAAATGCCAGGATGTGATCGTGGCAGCCAGAAAGTTGATGACCTCAGAAATACACAACACTGTAAAG ATCACACCTGATTCCTTGGTAGCGATACCAAAACTGCCTGACCCTGGGGCAGGtgataatttaaaaatgcaaaaagccTCCAAAATGTTGCACAACAAGCTGATAAATTTGGAGAATGAGACCAAACTGAGTCAGCACACGTTCTCTCTGCCTACCTGCCACATCAGTGTATCTGTGGAGAAATTGATGGAGTTGGCTTATCAGACCCTGTTGGAGGCTACAACCAGCACAGATCAGTG TTGTATACAGCTCTTTTACTCGGTGCGAAATATCTTCCATTTGTTCTATGACGTCGTGCCAATTTACCACAA AGAGAACCTTCAGAAACTACCCCAGCTGGCTGCCATTCATCACAACAACTGTATGTACATTGCCCACCACTTGCTGACCTTGGGGCATCAGTTCCGATATCGCCTTACCAACATACTGTATGATGGAGCAGCTACTTTCGTAGATCTGGTACCTGGCTTTAGGAGACTTG GGATGGAGTGTTTTCTGGCCCAGATGCGTGTGCAGAAAGGAGAGCTCCTGGAGAGATTGTCAAGTGCAAGGAATTTTTCCAATATGGACAATGAGGAAAACTATTCTGCAGCAAACAAAGCAGCAAGGCAG GTACTGCACCAGCTAAAGAGACTTGGCAAAGTATGGCAAGATGTGCTTCCGGTCAACATCTACTGCAAGGCCATGGGGACCTTACTGAACACAGCACTTAGTGAGATCATTAATAGAATCACTGCCCTAGAG ATGGGTGGATGGCAAAGGGCCCCTTGCAGCCGAATTCTCCCCCACTGA